A stretch of the Arthrobacter sp. PAMC 25486 genome encodes the following:
- a CDS encoding amino acid permease, with protein sequence MNTKGSVLTRGLNARHIRFMALGSAIGTGLFYGSSSAIQKAGPAVLLAYIIAGAAVFMVMRALGELAVRHPVSGSFGQYASRYLGPLAGFITGWTYVFEMAIVAIADVTAFSIYMGFWFQDVPRWIWVLAIIFFLAAVNLLSVKVFGELEFWFTLIKVSAIIAMIAGGAAIIVFGFQLEGAQTAAGLGNLFNNDGFMPNGWVGLLAAFAVVMFAFGGIETIGVTAGEAENPGKSIPAAVNTVPLRILLFYVLTLGVLMSLVPWNEITGETSPFVQIFDSLGIPMAAHILNAVVITAALSAINSDIFGAGRVLFGLSQQGHAPAVFGRISRRGVPWMTVMLMTGVLLVGVVLNATIPEDVFLLIASIATFATVWVWIMILASHVAMKREIARNNLAPSAFPVPFWPLASVLTGVFMLGIIVLLGVYPDTRVALYVGAAWLVLLTVAFQLWVRGDGRRRPDLFDETPPAAVVSQAPVTAVK encoded by the coding sequence ATGAACACCAAGGGATCCGTCCTGACCCGTGGCTTGAACGCCCGCCACATCCGCTTCATGGCGTTGGGATCCGCCATCGGCACCGGCTTGTTCTACGGTTCCTCCAGTGCCATCCAAAAGGCCGGCCCCGCGGTTCTGCTGGCTTACATCATCGCGGGCGCGGCCGTGTTCATGGTGATGCGGGCACTCGGCGAGCTGGCTGTGCGACACCCCGTCTCAGGCTCCTTCGGCCAATACGCCAGCCGCTATCTGGGCCCGCTTGCCGGATTCATTACCGGCTGGACATATGTTTTTGAAATGGCCATCGTTGCCATCGCCGACGTCACGGCCTTCAGCATCTATATGGGCTTCTGGTTCCAGGACGTGCCACGCTGGATTTGGGTGCTGGCCATCATCTTCTTCCTGGCTGCCGTGAACCTACTCAGCGTGAAGGTGTTCGGCGAGCTGGAATTCTGGTTCACGCTCATCAAGGTCTCAGCCATCATCGCCATGATCGCCGGCGGCGCCGCCATCATCGTGTTCGGCTTCCAGCTGGAGGGTGCACAAACCGCAGCCGGCCTCGGCAATCTGTTCAACAATGACGGTTTCATGCCGAACGGCTGGGTGGGGCTCCTGGCCGCGTTCGCCGTCGTCATGTTTGCCTTTGGCGGCATCGAAACCATCGGCGTCACCGCCGGTGAGGCCGAGAACCCCGGCAAGTCCATCCCCGCCGCCGTGAACACGGTGCCCCTGCGCATCCTGCTGTTCTACGTACTGACCCTCGGCGTGCTCATGAGCCTGGTCCCGTGGAATGAAATCACCGGCGAAACCAGCCCGTTCGTGCAGATCTTTGATTCGCTCGGCATCCCCATGGCAGCGCACATCCTGAACGCGGTCGTCATCACGGCGGCGCTCTCGGCGATCAACTCCGACATTTTCGGCGCCGGCCGCGTGCTGTTCGGCCTGTCCCAGCAGGGCCACGCACCCGCCGTCTTTGGCCGCATCTCCCGGCGCGGCGTGCCGTGGATGACCGTCATGCTGATGACCGGGGTGCTGCTGGTGGGCGTCGTCTTGAACGCCACCATCCCCGAGGACGTCTTCCTGCTCATCGCCTCGATCGCCACGTTCGCGACCGTGTGGGTGTGGATCATGATCCTCGCCTCGCACGTGGCCATGAAGCGCGAAATCGCCCGCAACAACTTGGCCCCGTCGGCATTCCCGGTCCCGTTCTGGCCGCTCGCCTCGGTCCTGACAGGCGTGTTCATGCTGGGCATCATCGTACTGCTGGGCGTCTACCCCGACACCCGCGTGGCCCTGTACGTCGGTGCCGCGTGGCTGGTGTTGCTGACTGTTGCGTTCCAGCTGTGGGTCCGTGGTGATGGACGACGGCGGCCCGACCTTTTCGATGAAACCCCGCCCGCCGCCGTGGTCTCCCAGGCGCCAGTCACGGCAGTCAAGTAG
- a CDS encoding spermidine synthase has translation MGRKRTTKNGAVEPEGSVRGTAAKGPVAGTFRTDTGTAELIPDGDNPNGWLLMLNGVQSSHVDLADPLRLEFEYMRWIMALVEDRWASGEKLRTLSLGGAACSMPRYLVAAYPNSRNVVVEIDGQLANYVRDWFELPRAPLMKIRVGEAREVTESLTEASRDLIIRDVFAGSKTPVALTTSEFTAAAKKVLGPGGVYVVNCGDSSALATARREAATIAAAFKHTAIIADPPMLKGRRSGNIIIAGSDATLGDGAGLPRVLLGGAMPAQLWDDSKVRHFARSAVVLTDVEPE, from the coding sequence ATGGGCCGCAAGCGGACAACCAAAAATGGTGCTGTTGAACCCGAAGGCTCCGTGAGAGGGACCGCGGCCAAGGGGCCCGTGGCCGGGACCTTTCGGACCGACACCGGCACGGCGGAGCTGATCCCCGACGGCGACAACCCTAACGGTTGGCTGCTCATGCTCAACGGCGTGCAAAGCTCCCACGTTGACCTGGCCGACCCCCTGCGCCTGGAATTCGAATACATGCGCTGGATTATGGCGCTGGTGGAGGACCGCTGGGCGTCCGGCGAGAAGTTGCGCACGCTGAGCCTCGGCGGCGCCGCCTGCTCGATGCCGCGCTACCTTGTGGCTGCCTACCCGAACTCCCGCAACGTGGTGGTGGAGATCGACGGTCAGCTCGCCAACTACGTCCGCGACTGGTTTGAGCTGCCCCGCGCACCCCTCATGAAGATCCGGGTGGGTGAGGCCCGCGAGGTCACGGAATCGCTGACCGAAGCCAGCCGGGACCTGATCATCCGCGACGTCTTTGCCGGATCCAAGACCCCGGTTGCACTGACCACTTCCGAGTTCACGGCAGCCGCCAAAAAAGTTCTTGGTCCCGGCGGCGTCTACGTTGTGAACTGCGGCGATTCCTCCGCCTTGGCCACCGCACGGCGCGAGGCTGCCACGATTGCCGCGGCGTTTAAGCACACCGCCATCATTGCCGACCCGCCCATGCTGAAGGGGCGGCGTTCAGGCAACATCATCATCGCCGGCAGCGATGCCACGCTCGGGGACGGTGCCGGACTGCCTCGAGTCCTGCTCGGCGGAGCCATGCCCGCCCAACTCTGGGACGACTCCAAGGTCCGTCATTTCGCCCGCAGCGCCGTGGTGCTGACCGACGTCGAACCGGAGTAG
- a CDS encoding GNAT family N-acetyltransferase codes for MTILLRAATPEDAEAVMRLHLRCHEEAYGRHLPPEFFEMRRRTLVSRVESFRGNLLAGRIPMLAYDDDGLVGVAGAGPARDADAPTALELHWIYTLARVHGRGAGQLLLDALIGADAAFLWVLEDNPRAQAFYAKNGFVVDGARKLMPPEWHSLPEVRMVRGATGQVVPSATLAG; via the coding sequence ATGACCATATTGCTGCGAGCCGCCACCCCTGAGGATGCGGAAGCCGTGATGCGTCTGCACCTGCGTTGTCATGAGGAGGCGTATGGCAGGCACCTGCCGCCGGAGTTCTTTGAGATGCGCCGGCGGACCCTGGTCTCGCGGGTGGAGAGCTTCCGTGGCAACCTTCTGGCCGGACGCATACCCATGCTGGCATACGACGACGATGGGCTGGTCGGGGTGGCAGGTGCGGGTCCCGCACGTGACGCCGATGCCCCTACAGCCCTTGAACTGCACTGGATTTACACGCTGGCCCGCGTTCATGGCCGCGGGGCCGGGCAACTGCTGCTCGACGCGCTCATCGGTGCGGATGCGGCCTTCCTTTGGGTCTTGGAAGACAACCCTCGCGCCCAGGCCTTTTATGCCAAGAATGGTTTTGTTGTGGACGGGGCACGGAAGCTGATGCCGCCGGAATGGCACAGCCTTCCCGAGGTCCGGATGGTTCGCGGAGCGACGGGTCAGGTGGTTCCCTCGGCTACGCTGGCAGGGTGA
- a CDS encoding O-methyltransferase, whose protein sequence is MVEHQRRPGWAEVEEFLSQTLVHGGPGMAAVIESIDAAGMPRIEVAPTAGKLLMLLARISGARRVLEIGTLAGFSTIWLARGMPDGGHVTTCEFLPEHASVARRNIDAAGFGPMVDIRVGAALDTLVTLDGGEPYDFVFIDADKANNVEYLKWALRLTRPGAVIVMDNVVWEGAILDPVSDPDAGAIRAALEFMGASPALDATAIQTAGSKGWDGFAIAVVR, encoded by the coding sequence ATGGTTGAGCATCAGCGCAGGCCCGGTTGGGCCGAGGTTGAGGAGTTTCTATCCCAGACGCTGGTCCACGGCGGGCCGGGCATGGCCGCCGTGATCGAGAGCATCGACGCCGCAGGCATGCCACGGATCGAGGTGGCGCCCACCGCCGGGAAGCTGCTCATGCTGCTGGCCCGGATTAGCGGTGCACGCCGGGTATTGGAGATTGGCACGCTGGCTGGTTTCAGCACCATTTGGCTTGCCCGGGGGATGCCCGACGGCGGCCATGTCACCACGTGCGAGTTCCTGCCGGAGCATGCCTCCGTGGCCCGGCGGAACATTGACGCGGCCGGGTTCGGGCCCATGGTCGACATCCGTGTGGGGGCCGCGCTGGACACGCTGGTTACCTTGGACGGCGGGGAACCGTACGACTTTGTGTTCATCGATGCGGACAAGGCCAACAACGTCGAATACCTCAAGTGGGCGCTGCGCCTGACCCGGCCCGGGGCCGTGATAGTCATGGACAACGTGGTGTGGGAAGGGGCCATTCTGGACCCTGTTTCCGATCCCGACGCCGGAGCCATTAGGGCGGCGCTGGAGTTCATGGGCGCCAGCCCGGCGCTGGACGCCACCGCCATCCAGACCGCGGGGTCGAAGGGCTGGGACGGCTTCGCGATCGCCGTGGTGCGCTGA
- a CDS encoding glycosyltransferase has product MTGHEPHHSSTGGSSAIAVREYLFALTDGGGTVPPELGVARRLVERGHHVTVLADQSMAGQTRGTGAAFLPWTGPPAGELHDWGRQSPLSLARNTVEHMITGPGPSQARDVAHAIDGTRPELVLTSFFALGAMIAAEGKGVPFDVLLPNVYPLPAKGRPPGGAGLAPMGGPLGRLRDRMVQSGVNAMFDRYALAPANALRSGYGLGPIATIWEQLQHARLQLILSSEAFDFLAELPANARYLGPVLDDPAWAADVSWTEPEGEDPLVLVAMSSTFQNHVQCLQRIIDALGTLPVRGLVTTGPALAISDLTAPANVVVVAAAPHAEVMRRASLVVTHGGHGTVMKALAAGLPLVVLHHGRDQADNAVRVRVHGAGRTVPRGASSARIAEAVTTVLGSPSYASAAAELGRAVSREADAVNARLLAAVEG; this is encoded by the coding sequence ATGACCGGCCATGAGCCCCACCACAGCAGCACGGGTGGCAGCAGTGCCATCGCAGTCCGCGAATACCTCTTCGCACTGACCGACGGCGGCGGCACGGTACCTCCGGAACTTGGCGTTGCGCGGCGGCTGGTGGAGCGGGGGCACCACGTCACGGTGCTGGCCGATCAGTCGATGGCGGGGCAGACCCGGGGCACGGGAGCCGCGTTTTTACCGTGGACGGGGCCGCCGGCGGGGGAGTTGCACGACTGGGGCAGGCAATCGCCGCTGAGCCTTGCACGCAACACGGTCGAGCACATGATCACGGGACCGGGGCCGAGCCAGGCGCGGGACGTGGCGCACGCGATCGACGGCACACGGCCCGAGCTGGTGCTGACCTCGTTCTTTGCCCTCGGCGCCATGATCGCTGCTGAGGGCAAAGGGGTTCCGTTTGATGTCCTGTTGCCCAACGTCTACCCGCTGCCGGCGAAGGGCAGGCCGCCGGGCGGTGCCGGGCTCGCACCGATGGGTGGTCCGTTGGGGCGTTTGCGGGACCGCATGGTGCAGTCCGGCGTCAACGCGATGTTCGACAGGTATGCGCTGGCACCCGCGAATGCGTTGCGCTCCGGGTACGGACTTGGCCCGATCGCGACCATCTGGGAGCAGCTGCAGCATGCGAGGCTGCAGCTGATTCTCTCCTCCGAGGCGTTTGACTTTCTCGCGGAACTACCGGCGAATGCCCGCTATCTGGGGCCGGTCCTGGACGATCCGGCCTGGGCCGCAGATGTGAGCTGGACGGAGCCTGAGGGTGAGGACCCGTTGGTGCTGGTTGCCATGTCCTCCACCTTCCAAAACCATGTGCAGTGCCTCCAACGCATCATCGACGCACTCGGGACCCTGCCCGTGCGGGGCCTGGTGACCACGGGGCCGGCTCTTGCGATTTCCGATCTCACTGCGCCCGCGAATGTTGTGGTGGTGGCCGCCGCACCGCACGCGGAAGTCATGCGCCGCGCCAGCCTCGTTGTCACCCACGGCGGCCACGGCACGGTCATGAAGGCGCTGGCTGCCGGACTGCCGCTCGTCGTGCTGCACCATGGCCGAGACCAGGCCGACAACGCCGTGAGGGTGAGAGTCCACGGCGCCGGCCGCACGGTTCCGCGCGGGGCATCGTCCGCGCGGATTGCCGAGGCCGTCACAACCGTCCTTGGCTCTCCTTCCTATGCCTCGGCTGCCGCGGAGCTGGGCCGTGCTGTCTCGCGCGAAGCCGACGCGGTCAATGCACGGCTGCTTGCCGCCGTCGAGGGCTGA
- a CDS encoding thiamine-binding protein, whose protein sequence is MIVAFSVAPSGTPIEEPAGTGDDASVHTAVAAAVKVVRESGLPNHTSSMFTEIEGEWDEVMDVVKRATEAVARYGSRVSLVLKADIRPGHTGELSGKVTRLEGALDTLGD, encoded by the coding sequence ATGATCGTGGCATTTTCAGTGGCGCCCAGCGGAACCCCGATTGAGGAGCCGGCAGGCACGGGTGACGACGCCTCCGTCCACACAGCCGTCGCCGCTGCCGTTAAGGTGGTGCGAGAATCGGGCCTGCCCAACCACACCAGCTCCATGTTCACCGAAATAGAGGGTGAATGGGATGAGGTCATGGACGTGGTCAAGCGCGCAACCGAGGCCGTGGCCCGCTACGGTTCCCGCGTCTCCCTGGTCTTGAAAGCCGACATCCGCCCCGGCCACACCGGTGAACTCAGCGGCAAGGTGACCCGGCTGGAAGGTGCGCTCGACACGCTTGGTGACTGA
- a CDS encoding AzlD domain-containing protein — protein MSLWFWLLVAVVLGYLTKLLGYLVPAKVLANPRMSRVAGTLTIGLLASLTVVNAAASGTSVVADARLGALVAAAIALWLKAPFLVVVIVGAAAAAGLRLLGVP, from the coding sequence ATGAGTTTGTGGTTTTGGCTGCTGGTTGCCGTGGTTTTGGGTTACCTGACGAAGCTGCTGGGCTATCTTGTTCCGGCCAAGGTGTTGGCGAATCCGCGCATGTCCCGGGTGGCGGGCACACTCACCATCGGGCTCCTGGCATCCCTCACGGTGGTGAATGCGGCGGCCAGCGGCACCTCGGTGGTGGCGGATGCCAGGCTCGGCGCACTCGTGGCGGCGGCCATTGCGCTCTGGCTCAAGGCCCCGTTCCTGGTGGTGGTCATTGTTGGCGCGGCCGCCGCCGCGGGGCTGCGGCTGCTCGGCGTTCCCTGA